One window of Saprospiraceae bacterium genomic DNA carries:
- a CDS encoding HYR domain-containing protein codes for MYSKTDTIATYCSTANSLFHAIGKGIIFNKVFESLYLKILQNLNGIINHKRQLSFLVCFVFILGFKVNAQFTCGTPPNIFFINATDTAQCFISNTPRLGENCCSGTNRCVRFNITFSKPLCFSLTYTGGMHSVWQDDCTMPVPNLDKIIPTLPGSMSLLVCKAGNDAQTYTICSKLCCTLDVDCPPDENYQCVEDVPTPALDTAAFRALGGGVNDFCDSVKISYTESRNMGTACIGDTLKILRVYKIKDSKDSISCAVTYNVVDTTRPMITCPINVTVNCDANNQPPATGVATATDNCTNVVTNISSSDNRTNGSCNDNYLITRTWTAVDSCGNTNTCNQLVTVQDTTRPIITCPIDVTVNCDANNQPPATGVATATDNCTNVVTNISSSDNRTNGSCNDNYLITRTWTAVDSCGNTNSCNQLVTVQDTTRPIITCPINVTVNCDANNQPPATGVATATDNCTNVVTNISSSDNRTNGSCNDNYLITRIWMAVDSCGNTNTCNQLVTVQDTTRPIITCPINVTVNCDANNQPPATGVATATDNCTNVVTNISSSDNRTNGSCNDNYLITRTWTAVDSCGNTNTCNQLVTVQDTTRPIITCPIDVTVNCDANNQPPATGVATATDNCTNVVTNISSSDNRTNGSCNDNYLITRTWTAVDSCGNTNTCNQLVTVQDTTRPIITCPINVTVNCDANNQPPATGVATATDNCTNVVTNISSSDNRTNGSCNDNYLITRTWTAVDSCGNTNTCIQLVTVQDTTRPIITCPINVTVNCDANNQPPATGVATATDNCTNVVTNISSSDNRTNGSCNDNYLITRTWTAVDSCGNTNSCNQLVTVQDTTRPIITCPINVTVNCDANNQPPATGVATATDNCTNVVTNISSSDNRTNGSCNDNYLITRIWTAVDSCGNANTCNQLVTVQDTTRPIITCPINVTVNCDANNQPPATGVATATDNCTNVVTNISSSDNRTNGSCNDNYLITRTWTAVDSCGNTNTCNQLVTVQDTTRPIITCPIDVTVNCDANNQPPATGVATATDNCTNVVTNISSSDNRTNGSCNDNYLITRTWTAVDSCGNTNSCNQLVTVQDTTRPIITCPINVTVNCDANNQPPATGVATATDNCTNVVTNISSSDNRTNGSCNDNYLITRIWMAVDSCGNTNTCNQLVTVQDTTRPIITCPINVTVNCDANNQPPATGVATATDNCTNVVTNISSSDNRTNGSCNDNYLITRTWTAVDSCGNANTCNQLVTVQDTTRPIITCPINVTVNCDANNQPPATGVATATDNCTNVVTNISSSDNRTNGSCNDNYLITRTWTAVDSCGNSNSCNQLVTVQDTTRPIITCPINVTVNCDANNQPPATGVATATDNCTNVVTNISSSDNRTNGSCNDNYLITRTWTAVDSCGNANTCNQLVTVQDTTRPIIICPIDVTVNCDANNQPPATGVATATDNCTNVVTNISSSDNRTNGSCNDNYLITRTWTAVDSCGNTNSCNQLVTVQDTTRPIITCPINVPVNCDVNNQPPATGVATATDNCTNVVTNISSSDNRTNGSCNDNYLITRTWTAVDSCGNTNTCNQLVTVQDTTRPIITCPIDVTVNCDANNQPPATGVATATDNCTNVVTNISSSDNRTNGSCNDNYLITRTWTAVDSCGNTNSCNQLVTVQDTTRPIITCPINVTVNCDANNQPPATGVATATDNCTNVVTNITFSNNRTNGSCNDNYLITRTWTAVDSCGNANTCIQLVTVHDTTRPIISCPINVTVNCEPGIQASATATDNCTNVVMNISFSDTQANISCNNGYDLIRTYTATDSCGNSSSCIQIITVQDTTEPIIVCPSSPQIRGTEPGECFYFVAGIELDALGSDNCTPLNDLIFFNSFNGGNSLDGQLFLKGSHLIEWTISDNCGNISTCNFVLNLVDSEKPEIVCPQNIVIPSNQQTCTATVSYPDPTLFDNCPCASIKTIPGYILMDTFGGHAYYYSIAPTSFVNAAANAISAGGHLLTITTPAEDFFIAANSYFERWIGLSDQTIEGTMQWINGEPFVYNNFCPAPGFQNDPAQDFVFVGQLSCSPDQWAFSQDNVLRQSILEFDYVPLDTCRIELLSGLSSGSEFPYGINNVQWIGYDASGNTDTCTFSVIVSDGGAPSITCPPAISINCDVSPTPANTGNPIVLDNCDPNPTVIFRDVLDNGQCPHTYSFTRTWVTFDAAGLRDSCDQFIMVQDTTRPTISCPKNRTINCEDLAQINASGTATATDNCTSVVTNITFNDLLNAGSCLDNFTVNRTWIAVDSCGNNTSCVQFINVQDTTRPLLSCPPNMTVNCDAIIQAPYTGTAIASDNCTDLITDLTYTDNRTNGSCNDNYLITRTWTAVDSCGNTNTCNQLVTVQDTTRPIITCPINVTVNCDANNQPPATGVATATDNCTNVVTNISSSDSRTNGSCNDNYLITRTWTAVDSCGNTNTCNQLVTVQDTTRPIITCPINVTVNCDTNNQPPATGVATATDNCTNVVTNITFSNNRTNGSCNDNYLITRTWKAVDSCGNTNTCIQLYHSPGYKLSN; via the coding sequence ATGTACTCAAAAACCGATACAATTGCTACATATTGCAGTACGGCTAATTCTTTATTCCACGCTATTGGAAAAGGAATAATTTTTAATAAGGTATTTGAATCGCTTTACCTCAAAATCCTGCAAAATTTAAATGGAATTATAAACCACAAACGGCAATTGTCGTTTTTAGTTTGTTTTGTTTTTATACTGGGTTTTAAGGTAAATGCTCAATTTACCTGCGGGACGCCGCCGAACATTTTTTTCATCAATGCCACGGATACCGCTCAATGCTTTATTTCAAATACTCCAAGACTAGGTGAAAATTGCTGTAGCGGAACAAATCGCTGCGTTCGATTTAATATAACATTTTCCAAGCCTTTGTGTTTTAGTTTGACCTATACTGGAGGAATGCATTCTGTTTGGCAAGATGATTGCACAATGCCTGTCCCAAATCTTGATAAAATTATCCCTACACTTCCTGGATCCATGAGCCTGCTAGTTTGTAAGGCAGGAAATGATGCTCAAACCTATACGATCTGTTCTAAGTTGTGTTGCACTTTAGATGTTGACTGCCCGCCTGATGAAAATTATCAATGTGTTGAAGATGTTCCAACTCCTGCTTTAGATACAGCTGCATTCAGAGCCTTAGGAGGTGGGGTCAACGATTTTTGCGATTCAGTTAAAATCAGCTATACAGAATCTCGCAATATGGGAACTGCTTGTATAGGAGATACACTTAAAATTTTAAGAGTTTATAAAATAAAAGATTCAAAGGATTCAATAAGTTGTGCAGTTACTTATAATGTAGTTGATACGACCAGACCAATGATAACCTGTCCGATCAATGTAACTGTAAATTGTGATGCAAACAATCAACCACCGGCAACAGGTGTAGCAACTGCAACAGACAATTGCACGAATGTGGTAACAAATATCAGTTCATCAGACAATCGTACCAACGGATCTTGCAATGACAATTATTTAATTACCCGGACCTGGACAGCAGTAGATAGTTGTGGAAACACCAATACCTGCAATCAACTGGTAACGGTACAAGATACCACCAGACCAATCATCACGTGTCCGATAGACGTAACCGTAAATTGTGATGCGAATAATCAACCACCGGCAACAGGAGTAGCAACGGCAACAGATAATTGCACGAATGTGGTAACGAATATCAGTTCATCAGACAATCGTACCAATGGATCTTGCAATGACAATTATTTAATCACACGGACCTGGACAGCAGTAGATAGTTGTGGAAACACAAACTCTTGCAATCAATTGGTAACAGTACAAGATACGACCAGACCAATCATCACGTGTCCGATAAATGTAACCGTAAATTGTGATGCGAATAATCAACCACCGGCAACAGGAGTTGCAACGGCAACAGATAATTGCACGAATGTGGTAACGAATATAAGTTCATCCGACAATCGCACCAATGGATCTTGCAATGACAATTATTTAATCACACGGATCTGGATGGCAGTGGATAGTTGTGGAAATACAAATACCTGCAATCAACTGGTAACCGTACAAGATACGACCAGACCAATCATAACCTGTCCGATCAATGTAACTGTAAATTGCGATGCGAACAATCAGCCACCGGCAACAGGAGTTGCAACAGCAACAGACAATTGTACGAATGTGGTAACGAATATAAGTTCATCCGACAATCGCACCAATGGATCTTGCAATGACAATTATTTAATCACACGAACCTGGACAGCAGTGGATAGTTGTGGAAACACCAATACCTGCAATCAACTGGTAACAGTACAAGATACCACCAGACCAATCATCACGTGTCCGATAGACGTAACCGTAAATTGTGATGCGAATAATCAACCACCGGCAACAGGTGTAGCAACTGCAACAGACAATTGTACGAATGTGGTAACGAATATCAGTTCGTCAGACAATCGTACCAACGGATCCTGTAATGACAATTATTTAATAACACGGACCTGGACAGCAGTAGATAGTTGTGGAAACACCAATACCTGCAATCAACTGGTAACCGTACAAGATACCACCAGACCAATCATCACGTGTCCGATAAATGTGACCGTAAATTGTGACGCGAACAATCAGCCACCGGCAACAGGAGTAGCAACGGCAACGGACAATTGCACGAATGTGGTAACGAATATCAGTTCATCCGACAATCGCACCAATGGATCCTGCAATGATAATTATTTAATTACCCGGACCTGGACAGCAGTAGATAGTTGTGGAAATACAAATACCTGCATTCAACTGGTAACAGTACAAGATACCACCAGACCAATCATCACGTGTCCGATAAATGTAACTGTAAATTGTGACGCAAACAATCAACCACCGGCAACAGGCGTAGCAACGGCAACAGACAATTGTACGAATGTGGTAACGAATATCAGTTCATCAGACAATCGCACCAATGGATCCTGCAATGACAATTATTTAATAACACGGACCTGGACAGCAGTAGATAGTTGTGGAAACACAAACTCTTGCAATCAACTGGTAACCGTACAAGACACCACCAGACCAATCATCACGTGTCCGATAAATGTGACCGTAAATTGCGATGCGAACAATCAACCACCGGCAACAGGAGTTGCAACGGCAACAGACAATTGCACGAATGTGGTAACGAATATCAGTTCGTCAGACAATCGCACCAATGGATCTTGCAATGACAATTATTTAATCACACGGATCTGGACAGCAGTAGATAGTTGTGGAAACGCAAACACTTGCAATCAATTGGTAACGGTACAGGATACCACCAGACCAATCATCACTTGTCCGATAAATGTAACCGTAAATTGCGATGCGAACAATCAACCACCGGCAACAGGTGTAGCAACTGCAACAGACAATTGCACGAATGTGGTAACAAATATCAGTTCATCAGACAATCGTACCAACGGATCTTGCAATGACAATTATTTAATTACCCGGACCTGGACAGCAGTAGATAGTTGTGGAAACACCAATACCTGCAATCAACTGGTAACGGTACAAGATACCACCAGACCAATCATCACGTGTCCAATAGACGTAACCGTAAATTGTGATGCGAATAATCAACCACCGGCAACAGGAGTAGCAACGGCAACAGATAATTGCACGAATGTGGTAACGAATATCAGTTCATCAGACAATCGTACCAATGGATCTTGCAATGACAATTATTTAATCACACGGACCTGGACAGCAGTAGATAGTTGTGGAAACACAAACTCTTGCAATCAATTGGTAACAGTACAAGATACGACCAGACCAATCATCACGTGTCCGATAAATGTAACCGTAAATTGTGATGCGAATAATCAACCACCGGCAACAGGAGTTGCAACGGCAACAGATAATTGCACGAATGTGGTAACGAATATAAGTTCATCCGACAATCGCACCAATGGATCTTGCAATGACAATTATTTAATCACACGGATCTGGATGGCAGTGGATAGTTGTGGAAATACAAATACCTGCAATCAACTGGTAACCGTACAAGATACGACCAGACCAATCATAACCTGTCCGATCAATGTAACTGTAAATTGCGATGCGAACAATCAGCCACCGGCAACAGGAGTTGCAACAGCAACAGACAATTGTACGAATGTGGTAACGAATATCAGTTCATCCGACAATCGCACCAATGGATCCTGCAATGATAATTATTTAATCACACGGACCTGGACAGCAGTTGATAGTTGTGGAAACGCAAACACTTGCAATCAATTGGTAACCGTACAAGATACGACCAGACCAATCATAACCTGTCCGATAAATGTAACTGTAAATTGTGACGCGAACAATCAACCACCGGCAACAGGAGTAGCAACGGCAACAGACAATTGCACGAATGTGGTAACGAATATCAGTTCATCCGACAATCGCACCAATGGATCCTGCAATGATAATTATTTAATTACCCGGACCTGGACAGCAGTTGATAGTTGTGGAAACTCGAATTCCTGCAATCAACTGGTAACAGTACAAGATACAACCAGACCAATCATCACCTGTCCGATCAATGTAACTGTAAATTGTGACGCAAACAATCAGCCACCGGCAACAGGTGTAGCAACGGCAACAGACAATTGTACGAATGTAGTAACGAATATCAGTTCGTCAGACAATCGCACCAATGGATCCTGCAATGATAATTATTTAATCACACGGACCTGGACAGCAGTAGATAGTTGTGGAAACGCAAACACTTGCAATCAATTGGTAACAGTACAAGATACGACCAGACCAATCATCATCTGTCCGATAGACGTAACCGTAAATTGTGATGCGAATAATCAACCACCGGCAACAGGTGTAGCAACTGCAACAGACAATTGTACGAATGTGGTAACGAATATCAGTTCATCAGACAATCGTACCAACGGATCCTGTAATGACAATTATTTAATTACACGGACCTGGACTGCTGTAGATAGTTGTGGAAACACAAACTCTTGCAATCAATTGGTAACAGTACAAGATACGACCAGACCAATCATTACCTGTCCGATAAATGTACCCGTAAATTGTGATGTGAACAATCAACCACCGGCAACAGGCGTAGCAACTGCAACAGACAATTGTACGAATGTGGTAACGAATATAAGTTCATCAGACAATCGCACCAATGGATCCTGCAATGATAATTATTTAATCACACGAACCTGGACAGCAGTGGATAGTTGTGGAAACACCAATACCTGCAATCAACTGGTAACAGTACAAGATACGACCAGACCAATCATCACGTGTCCGATAGACGTAACCGTAAATTGTGATGCGAATAATCAACCACCGGCAACAGGTGTAGCAACAGCAACAGACAATTGTACGAATGTGGTAACGAATATCAGTTCATCCGACAATCGTACCAACGGATCCTGTAATGACAATTATTTAATAACACGGACCTGGACAGCAGTAGATAGTTGTGGAAACACAAACTCTTGCAATCAATTGGTAACAGTACAAGATACGACCAGACCAATCATCACGTGTCCGATAAATGTAACCGTAAATTGCGACGCAAACAATCAACCACCGGCAACAGGAGTTGCAACAGCTACAGATAATTGCACGAATGTGGTAACGAATATTACATTCAGTAACAATCGCACCAATGGATCCTGCAATGATAATTATTTAATCACACGGACCTGGACAGCAGTAGATAGTTGTGGAAACGCAAATACCTGCATTCAATTGGTGACAGTACATGATACGACCAGACCAATAATATCGTGTCCAATCAATGTAACTGTAAATTGTGAGCCAGGTATACAAGCCTCAGCGACAGCTACCGACAATTGTACAAATGTGGTTATGAATATTTCATTTAGTGATACTCAAGCTAACATTTCCTGTAATAACGGTTATGATTTGATACGCACCTATACGGCAACGGATAGTTGTGGAAATTCAAGTTCTTGTATTCAGATTATTACTGTTCAGGATACTACTGAACCAATTATTGTTTGTCCTTCTTCACCACAAATAAGAGGAACTGAACCAGGTGAATGTTTTTATTTTGTTGCGGGAATTGAATTAGATGCTCTTGGGTCTGACAATTGCACTCCACTAAATGATTTGATCTTTTTCAATTCATTTAATGGTGGAAATTCCTTAGATGGACAATTGTTTTTAAAAGGCAGTCATTTAATTGAATGGACTATTTCTGACAATTGTGGTAATATATCAACTTGTAATTTTGTATTGAATTTGGTAGATAGTGAGAAACCTGAAATAGTTTGTCCTCAGAATATAGTAATACCATCCAATCAACAAACATGCACTGCAACGGTAAGTTATCCAGATCCAACGCTGTTTGATAATTGTCCTTGTGCATCAATCAAAACAATACCAGGTTATATTTTGATGGATACATTTGGAGGGCATGCTTATTATTATTCAATAGCACCAACGAGCTTTGTAAATGCTGCTGCAAATGCAATTTCTGCAGGAGGTCATTTATTAACCATTACAACTCCAGCTGAAGATTTTTTCATAGCAGCCAATAGTTATTTTGAGCGATGGATTGGCTTATCCGATCAAACCATTGAAGGAACGATGCAGTGGATTAATGGAGAGCCATTTGTTTACAACAATTTTTGTCCAGCTCCGGGATTTCAGAATGATCCTGCACAGGATTTCGTTTTTGTGGGTCAACTGAGCTGCAGTCCGGACCAATGGGCATTTAGTCAGGATAATGTATTGAGACAATCCATATTGGAATTTGATTATGTACCGCTGGATACATGCAGGATTGAATTGCTGAGTGGATTAAGCAGTGGATCTGAATTTCCATATGGAATAAATAATGTGCAATGGATTGGTTATGATGCATCCGGAAATACGGATACCTGTACCTTCAGTGTTATTGTGAGCGATGGAGGAGCGCCATCAATAACTTGTCCTCCTGCTATATCCATTAATTGTGATGTAAGCCCAACACCAGCAAATACGGGGAATCCTATAGTACTTGATAACTGTGATCCAAATCCAACTGTTATTTTTAGAGATGTTTTAGATAATGGTCAATGTCCTCATACCTATTCTTTCACCAGAACCTGGGTGACATTTGATGCAGCTGGCTTAAGAGATAGCTGCGATCAATTCATAATGGTTCAGGATACTACTCGCCCAACGATCAGTTGCCCAAAAAATCGAACGATTAATTGTGAAGATCTGGCTCAAATTAATGCTTCAGGAACTGCAACTGCAACTGACAACTGCACCAGTGTAGTTACCAATATTACGTTTAACGATCTATTGAATGCGGGTTCGTGTTTGGATAATTTTACGGTCAACAGAACCTGGATTGCTGTAGATAGTTGTGGAAACAATACAAGTTGTGTGCAATTTATAAACGTTCAGGATACGACAAGACCTCTGCTTAGTTGTCCGCCAAATATGACTGTAAATTGCGATGCGATTATTCAAGCACCTTATACAGGTACAGCCATTGCAAGCGACAATTGTACCGATCTGATTACAGATTTAACATATACTGACAATCGCACCAATGGATCCTGCAATGACAATTATTTAATTACACGAACCTGGACAGCAGTAGATAGTTGTGGAAACACAAATACCTGCAATCAACTGGTAACAGTACAAGATACCACCAGACCAATCATCACGTGTCCGATAAATGTAACCGTAAATTGTGACGCAAACAATCAACCACCGGCAACAGGAGTAGCAACCGCAACAGATAATTGCACGAATGTGGTGACAAATATCAGTTCATCAGACAGTCGCACCAATGGATCCTGCAATGACAATTATTTAATCACACGAACCTGGACAGCAGTCGATAGTTGTGGAAATACAAATACCTGCAATCAACTGGTAACAGTTCAAGATACCACCAGACCAATTATCACGTGTCCGATAAATGTAACCGTAAATTGTGACACGAACAATCAACCACCAGCAACAGGAGTAGCAACGGCAACAGATAATTGCACAAATGTGGTAACGAATATTACATTCAGTAACAATCGCACCAATGGCTCCTGCAATGATAATTATTTAATCACACGAACCTGGAAGGCAGTAGATAGTTGTGGAAATACAAATACCTGCATTCAACTATACCACTCGCCCGGTTATAAGCTGTCCAATTGA